One window from the genome of Thermococcus siculi encodes:
- a CDS encoding fumarylacetoacetate hydrolase family protein, with protein MVRLPFRDGFYELRPSKIVALAKNYAEHAKEMESDVPEKPIFFLKPPSSLIGPGDPIILPRMSKRVDHEVELAVIIGKHAKRVPAEKAMDYVLGYTILLDITARDLQWEAKKNGLPWTVAKGFDTFAPVGPRVVDRRELKIDDLEIGLKVNGEVKQLARTSEMIFKVLEIIEYVLSIMTLEPGDIIATGTPAGVGPLRHGDHIEAWIEGIGKVEFDVLSEGSILC; from the coding sequence ATGGTCCGCCTCCCCTTCCGCGATGGCTTTTACGAGCTTCGCCCGAGCAAGATAGTCGCCCTCGCCAAAAACTACGCTGAACACGCCAAGGAGATGGAGAGCGACGTCCCTGAAAAGCCGATCTTCTTTCTCAAGCCGCCTAGCTCACTCATCGGACCCGGAGACCCCATAATTCTTCCGAGGATGAGCAAGCGCGTTGACCACGAGGTCGAGCTGGCAGTCATCATCGGAAAGCACGCGAAGCGCGTCCCTGCCGAGAAGGCCATGGACTACGTCCTCGGCTACACGATCCTGCTCGACATAACCGCCAGAGACCTGCAGTGGGAGGCCAAGAAGAATGGCCTTCCCTGGACCGTCGCCAAGGGCTTCGACACCTTCGCCCCGGTGGGTCCGAGGGTTGTTGACAGGCGGGAGTTGAAGATAGACGATCTCGAAATCGGTCTCAAGGTGAACGGCGAGGTGAAGCAGCTGGCAAGGACGAGTGAGATGATATTCAAGGTTCTCGAGATAATCGAGTACGTCTTGAGTATAATGACCCTCGAACCTGGTGACATAATTGCCACCGGAACTCCGGCCGGTGTCGGCCCGCTCAGGCACGGCGACCACATCGAGGCCTGGATAGAGGGGATAGGAAAGGTCGAGTTCGACGTTTTGAGCGAGGGGTCTATCCTCTGCTGA
- a CDS encoding OPT family oligopeptide transporter has product MADANWKLGEATWKRADSEETYREITPAAVILGVIWGAFMAASFTYAGMIMGFTSGGSAIAAIVGWGVLRGILKKGTVVENNIVQTIASAVNISVSGVIFTIPALYIMGLHQEINTTYFFLATAAGAILGITFIIPLRKQMIEIDRLRFPTGTAVATVLKTPGSGIEKARLLFLGMGISAAVYLVQQFPVLGLPEIIPEYIDIGAILHLPEWVSLAMALSLMVFGMGLITGRNGLIVLAGGVLSYYIITPIVKSLGWLPSDVTGGAISGFVYANMTRPLGIGMLLGGSIAGLILSMPVIVVALRSISNASKLDSSRNEELPIKYLYAGITLAFLLLLVTTYRLGNLGIGRSLLTAVVGVAWIFVASLLVAMSTGMTDWSPVSGLSLVSVMILLYLTGKQVPLTILLGATVGVAISGAADMMQDLKTGHLVGGIPSRQQKVELLTAWLGPIIALTVVGLIWKAYGIGNETVPAPQAMALKSMVDAILGGNVPIDKFIAGGILGFVLSLSGIPGLGVLVGLSMYLPMLYILPYGLGCIVNEVVRRKKGSEFITEKVLPVAAGLMVGEAAMTLLFAVLTVAGVIHP; this is encoded by the coding sequence ATGGCTGATGCCAACTGGAAACTGGGAGAAGCAACCTGGAAGCGTGCTGATTCAGAGGAAACCTACCGCGAAATAACTCCCGCGGCGGTAATCCTCGGTGTTATCTGGGGCGCCTTCATGGCGGCCAGCTTCACCTACGCGGGAATGATAATGGGCTTCACCTCCGGCGGTTCGGCCATAGCGGCCATAGTCGGATGGGGAGTCCTCAGGGGAATCCTCAAGAAGGGAACCGTCGTCGAGAACAACATAGTCCAAACGATCGCTTCGGCGGTCAACATCTCGGTCTCGGGAGTCATCTTCACCATCCCTGCCCTCTACATCATGGGCCTGCACCAGGAGATAAACACCACCTACTTCTTCCTCGCGACCGCTGCCGGAGCCATACTCGGAATCACCTTCATCATCCCGCTGAGGAAGCAGATGATTGAGATAGACCGCCTCCGCTTCCCGACCGGAACCGCGGTTGCCACCGTCCTCAAGACCCCGGGAAGCGGAATCGAGAAGGCAAGGCTGCTCTTCCTCGGCATGGGAATCAGCGCTGCTGTCTACCTCGTCCAGCAGTTCCCGGTGCTCGGCCTCCCCGAGATAATCCCCGAGTACATTGACATCGGCGCCATCCTTCACCTTCCCGAGTGGGTGAGCCTCGCCATGGCCCTCTCGCTCATGGTCTTCGGTATGGGACTCATCACCGGAAGGAACGGCCTCATAGTCCTCGCCGGTGGAGTGCTCTCCTACTACATCATAACCCCAATCGTCAAGAGCCTCGGCTGGCTTCCGAGCGACGTCACCGGCGGTGCCATCAGCGGCTTCGTCTACGCCAACATGACCAGGCCTCTCGGTATCGGCATGCTCCTCGGCGGTTCGATAGCCGGTCTTATCCTCTCAATGCCGGTCATCGTAGTCGCCCTCAGGAGCATATCCAACGCGAGCAAGCTCGACTCGAGCAGGAACGAGGAACTTCCGATCAAGTACCTCTACGCCGGAATAACCCTCGCCTTCCTGCTGCTCCTGGTCACGACCTACAGGCTCGGCAACCTCGGCATCGGCAGGAGCCTCCTGACTGCCGTCGTCGGCGTCGCCTGGATATTCGTCGCCTCGCTGCTCGTGGCAATGTCCACCGGAATGACCGACTGGAGCCCGGTCTCGGGCCTCTCGCTCGTGTCGGTCATGATACTCCTCTACCTCACCGGCAAGCAGGTGCCGCTCACCATCCTCCTCGGCGCCACCGTCGGCGTTGCCATCTCCGGTGCCGCAGACATGATGCAGGACCTCAAGACCGGCCACCTCGTCGGCGGCATACCCTCCAGGCAGCAGAAGGTCGAGCTTCTCACAGCGTGGCTCGGCCCGATAATAGCCCTCACCGTCGTCGGCCTCATCTGGAAGGCCTACGGCATAGGAAACGAGACCGTCCCAGCCCCGCAGGCCATGGCCCTCAAATCCATGGTCGACGCCATCCTCGGTGGAAACGTTCCGATCGACAAGTTCATCGCCGGCGGAATCCTCGGCTTTGTCCTCTCGCTCAGCGGAATACCGGGACTCGGCGTCCTCGTCGGACTCTCGATGTACCTGCCGATGCTCTACATCCTGCCCTACGGACTCGGCTGCATAGTCAACGAGGTCGTCAGGAGGAAGAAGGGCAGCGAGTTCATAACCGAGAAGGTCCTTCCGGTTGCGGCGGGGCTTATGGTCGGTGAGGCCGCCATGACCCTCCTCTTCGCGGTGCTCACCGTCGCAGGAGTCATCCACCCGTGA
- a CDS encoding cell division protein, with product MEMKKLIGNVLLTVGLVGGAITAARIPPMWGGLAASLAVMGAGIFLRRQGAREELHRAAESGTGGVKELERLLTDALARIEGLMEAPGEKVVAELTKILEELDEFAEKAQPLRIEGLMAYGKVMSVFSRGERALNRAWSAFADGYEKEGRRYLRYGYEDLKETLMAVKALKA from the coding sequence ATGGAGATGAAGAAGCTCATCGGAAACGTACTCCTAACAGTCGGCCTCGTCGGGGGCGCGATAACCGCCGCCAGGATACCGCCCATGTGGGGCGGTCTGGCCGCTTCCCTTGCCGTTATGGGGGCTGGAATATTCCTCAGGCGCCAGGGAGCCAGGGAGGAACTCCACAGGGCGGCAGAGAGCGGAACCGGTGGGGTTAAGGAGCTTGAGAGGCTCCTCACCGACGCCCTTGCCAGGATAGAGGGCCTCATGGAGGCCCCCGGTGAGAAGGTCGTCGCCGAACTCACCAAGATCCTCGAGGAGCTGGACGAGTTCGCCGAGAAGGCCCAGCCGCTTCGCATTGAGGGCCTCATGGCCTACGGAAAGGTCATGAGCGTCTTCAGCAGGGGCGAGAGGGCACTCAACAGGGCATGGAGCGCCTTCGCCGACGGCTATGAGAAGGAGGGAAGGAGGTACCTCCGCTACGGTTACGAGGACCTCAAGGAGACCCTCATGGCGGTTAAGGCCCTGAAGGCCTGA